Proteins from a single region of Planctomycetota bacterium:
- the rpiB gene encoding ribose 5-phosphate isomerase B yields MRVAVGSDHAGRPAKLRAIEALKELGCEVDDVGTHTDASCDYPDYAAEVARRVAGRQADLGVLCCGTGLGMSITANKVPGIRATVCCSDFMAEMARRHNDANILCLGSRVLDDRMIGELVRRFVRTPFDGGRHTRRLRKIAELERTLPLP; encoded by the coding sequence GTGAGAGTGGCTGTGGGGTCGGATCACGCGGGGCGCCCGGCCAAGCTGCGCGCCATCGAGGCCCTCAAGGAACTCGGCTGCGAGGTGGACGACGTGGGCACCCACACCGACGCCTCGTGCGATTACCCCGACTATGCCGCGGAGGTGGCCCGCCGCGTGGCGGGTCGCCAGGCCGACCTGGGCGTGCTATGCTGCGGCACCGGGCTGGGCATGTCGATCACGGCCAACAAGGTGCCCGGCATCCGCGCGACCGTGTGTTGCAGCGATTTCATGGCCGAGATGGCCCGCCGCCACAACGACGCCAACATCCTGTGCCTGGGGAGTCGGGTGCTGGACGATCGGATGATCGGGGAGCTGGTCCGGCGGTTCGTGCGCACGCCGTTCGACGGGGGCCGGCACACCCGCCGGCTCCGGAAGATCGCCGAGCTGGAGCGCACGCTGCCCCTGCCCTAG